The Salinibaculum sp. SYNS191 genome has a window encoding:
- a CDS encoding PAS domain S-box protein: MTTQDECAPGVDSGRPERPYPGLLEAVPDAVLVTDAATGDIVDTNEAGAALLGRPREDVVGMAHAELYPAAEWDRLREHFEPERRSDGQTHELPTGYGPVSVRTAEDGRVPVEVTATKGGDDGSLVHVHLRDLRERLDRQRAFRAFIGMIPDRAAVYDADGEAQEILARRGSEPAGVAPDDAVDDRHAPPADEPERIRERIRRTLERGEREQFEFRATPEDGAEPRWFEARTAPIPRPGSDAERVACLARDVTERKRREQTLRSFREAVEQAGHVIMITDADGTIEYVNPAFEEVTGYDAAEALGEQPSLLKSGAHDDATYDDMWETILAGDVWEGELENERKNGEQYYIEQTIAPIPDGEGSVDRFVAINTDVTERKQFERQLQRERDRLETFARTISHDLRNPLTVAHNYVELALEEDDAERPLDRALDALERMDRLIDDVLTLSKQGRTVDDPEPVDVAAVVEDAWEHTPTADATLAIDDDIRDVTVAGDRSRLCEVFENLFQNAVEHGGPGVTVSVKSHPAATGIVVEDDGPGIPPGHRERIFDNGRTTVDSGSGFGLAIVDQIIQAHGWDVRVGDSLQGGARFEIVTSGTPSEHSADK; this comes from the coding sequence ATGACCACCCAGGACGAGTGTGCACCGGGCGTGGATAGCGGCCGGCCGGAGCGGCCGTATCCGGGACTGCTGGAGGCCGTCCCGGATGCCGTCCTGGTCACGGACGCGGCGACCGGCGATATCGTCGACACCAACGAGGCCGGCGCGGCGCTGCTGGGTCGGCCGCGCGAGGACGTCGTCGGAATGGCCCACGCCGAACTCTACCCGGCAGCGGAGTGGGACCGTCTCCGCGAGCACTTCGAGCCCGAGCGACGGAGTGACGGACAGACGCACGAGCTCCCCACCGGGTACGGCCCCGTCTCCGTCAGGACGGCCGAAGACGGACGAGTCCCGGTCGAAGTGACCGCGACAAAGGGTGGCGACGACGGCTCGCTCGTGCACGTCCACCTCCGCGACCTGCGCGAGCGGCTCGACCGCCAGCGGGCGTTCCGGGCGTTCATCGGGATGATTCCCGACAGGGCGGCCGTGTACGACGCCGACGGCGAGGCCCAGGAGATACTCGCGCGTCGCGGGTCCGAGCCGGCCGGGGTGGCGCCCGACGACGCGGTCGACGACCGCCACGCGCCCCCGGCCGACGAGCCGGAGCGGATTCGCGAACGCATCCGGCGGACCCTGGAACGGGGCGAACGCGAACAGTTCGAATTCCGGGCCACCCCGGAGGACGGAGCCGAACCCCGGTGGTTCGAGGCGCGGACGGCCCCGATTCCGCGGCCCGGCAGCGATGCCGAGCGGGTCGCCTGCCTGGCCCGTGACGTCACCGAGCGAAAGCGGCGGGAACAGACGCTCCGGAGTTTCCGCGAAGCCGTCGAGCAGGCCGGCCACGTCATCATGATTACCGACGCGGACGGGACCATCGAGTACGTCAATCCGGCGTTCGAGGAGGTCACGGGCTACGACGCGGCGGAGGCACTCGGGGAACAGCCGAGCCTGCTCAAGTCGGGCGCACACGACGACGCGACGTACGACGACATGTGGGAGACGATTCTGGCCGGCGACGTGTGGGAAGGCGAACTCGAAAACGAGCGCAAGAACGGCGAGCAGTACTACATCGAGCAGACCATCGCACCGATACCGGACGGCGAGGGGTCGGTCGACCGGTTCGTCGCCATCAACACCGACGTGACCGAACGGAAGCAGTTCGAGCGCCAGTTGCAACGCGAGCGCGACCGGCTGGAGACGTTCGCACGGACGATATCGCACGACCTCCGGAACCCCCTCACCGTCGCGCACAATTACGTCGAACTCGCGCTGGAGGAGGACGACGCCGAACGCCCGCTCGACCGGGCGCTCGATGCGCTGGAACGGATGGACCGGCTCATAGACGACGTGCTCACGCTCTCGAAACAGGGTCGGACGGTGGACGACCCGGAACCGGTCGACGTCGCGGCGGTCGTCGAGGACGCGTGGGAGCACACGCCGACGGCCGACGCCACGCTGGCGATTGATGACGACATCCGCGACGTGACCGTCGCGGGTGACCGCTCGCGTCTCTGCGAGGTGTTCGAGAACCTGTTTCAGAACGCCGTCGAACACGGCGGACCCGGGGTGACTGTCTCGGTGAAAAGCCATCCCGCGGCTACCGGCATCGTCGTCGAGGACGACGGCCCGGGCATCCCTCCGGGCCACCGCGAGCGGATTTTCGACAACGGACGAACGACCGTCGACAGCGGGAGCGGGTTCGGGCTGGCGATCGTCGACCAGATTATCCAGGCCCACGGCTGGGACGTCCGCGTCGGCGATTCCCTCCAGGGCGGGGCGCGGTTCGAGATTGTCACGTCCGGCACTCCCAGCGAACATTCAGCAGACAAATGA
- a CDS encoding M28 family metallopeptidase produces MDESVERVLGRVWHDEAPWDLLSSLAELDDRFGGHPGEAVAADRVADAFETAGLADVRQDSFELLRWTRGSTTLTVSTDRGERTFEALALPYSPSGDVSGPLVDVGHGLPSTVAERDVEGAVVVANVETPQDADRRVHRMEKVGHAAEAGAAAFLFVNDRPGQLPPTGALRFGDEAAIPGVGVSAETGAWLREYADEGATAHVRVEATTDRAESQNVRAALGPETDDAVLVLAHYDAHDVGEGALDNGCGVGVLVGAVRALARLDLECRVEVAATGCEEVGLLGSEALAERIDTDRLRAVVNVDGAGRFRDLQAFTHASGSVRHVVESVAAAADQPVGIRQRPHAYSDHWPFLRRGVPAVQLHSAPADDDGHWTRGWTHTRADTREKVDRRNVREHAMLATLLVRALTEQEVAVDTATVREHLDAAGAEPGMRAAGVWPSDWE; encoded by the coding sequence ATGGACGAATCCGTCGAGCGTGTCCTGGGGCGCGTCTGGCACGACGAGGCCCCGTGGGACCTGCTGAGTAGCCTGGCGGAACTCGACGACCGCTTCGGCGGCCACCCCGGGGAGGCCGTCGCCGCCGACCGCGTGGCAGACGCCTTCGAGACTGCCGGTCTCGCCGACGTACGACAGGACTCCTTCGAGTTGCTGCGGTGGACGCGCGGGTCGACGACGCTGACTGTCTCGACCGACCGTGGCGAGCGCACCTTCGAGGCCCTGGCGCTGCCGTACTCCCCGTCCGGCGACGTCTCGGGACCGCTGGTCGACGTGGGACACGGCCTCCCGTCGACCGTCGCCGAGCGCGACGTCGAGGGAGCCGTCGTCGTCGCCAACGTCGAGACGCCGCAAGACGCCGACCGCCGGGTCCACCGGATGGAGAAGGTCGGCCACGCCGCCGAGGCCGGGGCCGCCGCCTTCCTCTTCGTCAACGACCGGCCCGGGCAACTCCCGCCGACGGGGGCGCTGCGCTTCGGCGACGAGGCGGCCATCCCGGGCGTCGGCGTCTCCGCCGAGACCGGTGCGTGGCTCCGCGAGTACGCCGACGAGGGCGCGACGGCACACGTCCGGGTCGAGGCGACGACCGACCGCGCGGAGAGCCAGAACGTCCGTGCGGCGCTGGGCCCCGAGACCGACGACGCGGTGCTCGTCCTCGCGCACTACGACGCCCACGACGTGGGCGAGGGGGCGCTGGACAACGGCTGTGGCGTGGGCGTTCTGGTGGGGGCGGTCCGCGCGCTCGCACGCCTCGACCTGGAGTGTCGCGTCGAGGTAGCGGCGACGGGGTGTGAGGAAGTCGGGCTCCTGGGCAGCGAGGCGCTGGCCGAGCGAATCGACACCGACCGCCTGCGGGCCGTCGTCAACGTCGACGGCGCGGGCCGGTTCCGGGACCTCCAGGCGTTCACCCATGCCTCCGGCAGCGTCCGGCACGTCGTGGAGTCCGTCGCCGCGGCCGCCGACCAGCCGGTCGGCATCCGGCAGCGTCCCCACGCCTACAGCGACCACTGGCCGTTCCTGCGCCGGGGCGTCCCCGCGGTGCAGTTGCACAGCGCCCCGGCCGACGACGACGGGCACTGGACCCGCGGGTGGACCCACACCCGCGCCGACACCCGCGAGAAGGTCGACCGCCGGAACGTCCGCGAGCACGCGATGCTCGCGACGCTGCTCGTGCGGGCGCTGACCGAGCAGGAGGTGGCCGTCGACACGGCGACGGTCCGGGAGCACCTGGACGCCGCCGGTGCCGAACCGGGCATGCGCGCGGCGGGGGTCTGGCCGAGCGACTGGGAGTGA
- the sufU gene encoding Fe-S cluster assembly sulfur transfer protein SufU, with product MGIGGSDMYRQQILDHYKNPRNYGEIEDPTFTHTGENPMCGDTIEMDVVLDDDEETIEHVAFRGDGCAISQASASMLSQELAGMPVEDLQAMDRDDIIDMLGVDISVMRVKCAVLAEKVAQDGVDIYFGEKDLDETTTED from the coding sequence ATGGGTATCGGCGGCTCCGACATGTACCGGCAGCAGATTCTCGACCACTACAAGAACCCGCGGAACTACGGGGAAATCGAGGACCCCACGTTCACCCACACCGGCGAGAACCCGATGTGCGGTGACACCATCGAGATGGACGTCGTGCTGGACGACGACGAGGAGACAATCGAACACGTCGCCTTCCGGGGCGACGGCTGTGCCATCTCGCAGGCCTCCGCATCGATGCTCTCCCAGGAGCTCGCGGGGATGCCAGTCGAGGACCTGCAGGCGATGGACCGTGACGACATCATCGACATGCTCGGCGTCGACATCTCCGTGATGCGCGTCAAGTGTGCCGTCCTGGCGGAGAAGGTCGCACAGGACGGCGTCGACATCTACTTCGGCGAGAAGGACCTCGACGAGACGACGACCGAAGACTGA
- the pepF gene encoding oligoendopeptidase F, translating into MSSVPEREDIADEYKWELDSLFASDEDWTEAFEAARDRLDDLRAYEGRTVESAATLREALETYETVMRQVSDVAAYARMRKDEDTRDDDAQAMATRAQALSSEAASASSFIEPELQELDRDEFESMAAEEPALAEYDHFIDDVLRMKPHTRSAEVEELLADLGEITGASGEIYNMLTNADMEFPAVEDPDGEAQPVTLNNFTTLQKHPDRDFRRRVYETFYDEWADVRNAVGTAYRKSVKTDEKLAAARNYDTAREASLHGPNIPPEVYDTLVDTVRDNLDKLHRHADLKRESVGADDLQMWDLYVPLVTEESPDLPYEEACEYVVDAVAPLGEEYQSRLAEGLESRWVDVYETKGKQSGAYSGGTYDSQPYILMNYQDDVESMYTLAHELGHSMHSELASEEQPYVYADYEIFIAEIASTVNETLLTHHLLETVEDEQLRRHVLNEYLERFRSTLYRQTMFAEFEHRAHELSEAGEPLTPDRLNDLYAELKGDYYAPAELDERIAREWMRIPHFYRAFYVFQYSTGISAAVALVENILNEGEPAAERYLDFLRKGSREYPLDLLETAGVDMTDPDAVASALSVYGEYLDEFASLS; encoded by the coding sequence ATGAGTAGCGTTCCCGAACGAGAGGACATCGCAGACGAGTACAAGTGGGAGCTGGATTCGCTCTTTGCCAGCGACGAGGACTGGACCGAGGCCTTCGAGGCGGCGCGGGACCGGCTCGACGACCTCCGTGCCTACGAGGGCAGGACTGTCGAGAGCGCCGCGACTCTGCGGGAGGCTCTGGAGACCTACGAGACAGTGATGCGACAGGTCTCGGACGTCGCCGCCTACGCCCGCATGCGCAAGGACGAGGACACCCGGGACGACGACGCGCAGGCGATGGCGACCCGCGCGCAGGCGCTGTCCTCCGAGGCCGCGAGCGCATCCTCCTTCATCGAACCCGAACTGCAGGAACTCGACCGCGACGAGTTCGAGTCGATGGCCGCGGAGGAGCCAGCCCTCGCCGAGTACGACCACTTCATCGACGACGTGTTGCGGATGAAACCCCACACCCGCTCGGCGGAGGTGGAGGAACTGCTGGCCGACCTCGGCGAGATTACGGGTGCCTCGGGCGAGATCTACAACATGCTGACCAACGCCGACATGGAGTTCCCGGCCGTCGAGGACCCCGACGGCGAGGCCCAGCCGGTCACGCTCAACAACTTCACGACGCTGCAGAAACACCCCGACCGTGACTTTCGCCGGCGCGTCTACGAGACGTTCTACGACGAGTGGGCAGACGTGCGCAACGCTGTCGGCACCGCCTACCGCAAGAGCGTCAAGACCGACGAGAAACTGGCCGCCGCGCGCAACTACGACACCGCCCGCGAGGCGTCGCTGCACGGCCCGAACATCCCGCCGGAGGTGTACGACACGCTCGTGGACACGGTGCGGGACAACCTCGACAAACTCCACCGCCACGCCGACCTCAAACGGGAGTCCGTCGGTGCCGACGACCTGCAGATGTGGGACCTCTACGTCCCGCTCGTCACCGAGGAGAGCCCGGACCTGCCCTACGAGGAGGCCTGCGAGTACGTCGTCGACGCCGTCGCGCCGCTGGGCGAGGAGTACCAGTCCCGGCTGGCCGAGGGACTGGAGTCCCGGTGGGTCGACGTCTACGAGACCAAGGGCAAGCAGTCGGGCGCGTACTCCGGCGGGACCTACGACTCCCAGCCGTACATCCTGATGAACTACCAGGACGACGTGGAGTCGATGTACACGCTGGCCCACGAACTCGGCCACTCGATGCACTCGGAACTGGCGAGCGAGGAACAGCCCTACGTCTACGCGGACTACGAGATATTCATCGCCGAAATCGCCAGCACCGTCAACGAGACGCTGCTGACCCACCACCTGCTGGAGACTGTCGAGGACGAGCAACTCCGCCGGCACGTCCTCAACGAGTACCTCGAACGGTTCCGGTCGACGCTCTATCGCCAGACGATGTTCGCGGAGTTCGAGCACCGCGCCCACGAACTCAGCGAGGCCGGCGAACCGCTGACGCCGGACCGGCTGAACGACCTCTACGCCGAGTTGAAGGGGGACTACTACGCGCCCGCCGAACTCGACGAGCGCATCGCCCGCGAGTGGATGCGCATCCCGCACTTCTACCGGGCATTCTACGTCTTCCAGTACTCGACCGGCATCTCCGCGGCTGTTGCCCTCGTGGAAAACATCCTCAATGAAGGTGAGCCGGCCGCCGAGCGCTATCTCGACTTCCTCCGCAAGGGCTCGCGGGAGTACCCGCTCGACCTGCTGGAGACGGCCGGCGTCGACATGACCGACCCCGACGCCGTCGCTTCGGCCCTGTCGGTCTACGGTGAGTACCTGGACGAGTTCGCCAGCCTGTCCTGA
- a CDS encoding globin-coupled sensor protein yields MATEESYKVTDENRRQVDGRQLTDEIGIDRGEITWRKEFTQFDAADRRRLESMSGTFERVADDLVDDFYDHLQDYSESVAILDASTKSVDALKRSQQQYLTDLGSGEYGTGYFERRARIGKIHDMLDLGPKIYLGAYSVYYEGLLDAIAADVKQELADSGDEPPAAASDPEDASGGGSEATAEGGLTATEAVDAVVERSLSVLKLLTLDQQVAMDTYIHSFSQQIEEELERREEVSKEVQAAITELQETSESVADSSQQISDVAETQTEGMQEVAGEVSDLSATVEEIASTTSQVEATSTTAEDLAEDGQESATEAIDAMETVEEAATDVADDVEQLKERVDQIDEVVEVINDIAEQTNLLALNASIEAARAGAAGEGFAVVADEIKSLAGESQQQAGQIENMVERIQEDTEETVESLDETNAVIDEGIGQVEQAMDNLTEIVEAVKDAANGIQEVAEATDDQAASTEEVASMVDQALDQAEEVRDEVEQVAAANEEQTARVEEIRQSVERLTTERDGGR; encoded by the coding sequence ATGGCAACCGAGGAGTCGTACAAGGTAACTGACGAGAACCGCCGCCAGGTAGACGGCCGACAACTCACCGACGAAATCGGAATCGACCGGGGCGAGATTACCTGGCGAAAGGAGTTCACGCAGTTCGACGCCGCCGACAGACGGCGGCTCGAATCGATGTCGGGGACGTTCGAGCGGGTCGCCGACGACCTCGTCGACGACTTCTACGACCACCTCCAGGACTACTCCGAGAGCGTCGCGATTCTCGACGCCTCCACGAAGTCCGTCGACGCGCTGAAACGGTCCCAGCAGCAGTACCTGACCGACCTCGGCAGCGGCGAGTACGGCACCGGCTACTTCGAGCGCCGGGCCAGAATCGGGAAGATTCACGACATGCTCGACCTTGGCCCCAAAATCTACCTCGGGGCCTACTCCGTCTACTACGAGGGACTGCTCGACGCGATAGCCGCGGACGTCAAGCAGGAACTCGCCGACAGCGGCGATGAGCCGCCAGCGGCGGCGTCCGACCCCGAAGACGCCTCGGGAGGGGGGTCGGAAGCGACTGCGGAGGGCGGACTCACAGCGACGGAGGCGGTCGATGCGGTCGTCGAGCGGTCGCTGTCGGTGCTCAAGCTACTCACGCTCGACCAGCAGGTCGCGATGGACACCTACATCCACTCGTTCAGTCAGCAGATAGAGGAGGAACTGGAGCGCCGCGAGGAGGTCTCGAAGGAGGTCCAGGCCGCGATTACGGAACTGCAGGAGACCTCCGAGAGCGTCGCGGACAGTTCACAGCAAATAAGCGACGTCGCCGAGACGCAGACCGAGGGAATGCAGGAGGTTGCGGGCGAGGTGTCCGACTTGAGTGCCACCGTCGAGGAGATCGCCTCGACGACCAGCCAGGTCGAGGCGACGAGTACGACGGCCGAAGACCTCGCCGAGGACGGACAGGAGTCGGCCACGGAGGCCATCGACGCGATGGAGACGGTGGAGGAGGCGGCGACCGACGTCGCCGACGACGTCGAACAGCTGAAAGAGCGCGTCGACCAGATAGACGAGGTCGTGGAGGTCATCAACGACATCGCCGAGCAGACCAACCTGCTCGCGCTGAACGCCTCCATCGAGGCCGCCCGCGCCGGCGCGGCAGGCGAGGGGTTCGCGGTCGTCGCCGACGAGATCAAGTCCCTCGCCGGCGAGTCACAGCAGCAGGCCGGCCAGATTGAGAACATGGTAGAGCGGATTCAGGAGGACACCGAGGAGACCGTCGAGAGTCTCGACGAGACGAACGCCGTCATCGACGAGGGCATCGGCCAGGTCGAGCAGGCGATGGACAACCTGACAGAAATCGTCGAGGCCGTCAAGGACGCCGCCAACGGCATCCAGGAGGTCGCGGAGGCGACCGACGACCAGGCGGCGAGCACGGAGGAGGTCGCCAGCATGGTCGACCAGGCGCTCGACCAGGCCGAGGAGGTCCGCGACGAGGTCGAGCAGGTGGCAGCGGCCAACGAGGAGCAGACCGCCAGGGTCGAGGAGATACGGCAGTCCGTCGAACGGCTCACGACGGAGCGCGACGGCGGGAGGTAA
- a CDS encoding sensor histidine kinase: MTDGALLRRLYRAVVKGSRQADVAEWSAVLGVGVVGGIGVATLAIHLVGLATVGEGLFSLFSGSVIPGLLSLLLLVIGVWVYRQHSGRMALRVGSWCLVGALTLTGVSAMSVGYQSANGVSMVDVRFVVTAHATVGAVLGSLVGIYDHQRHQRGRHLESERERAEKLSNRLTILNRFVRHDIRNVVNVVQANATLILDDVEEPATAARTIRSKAEKLHKRSDRARQLQQLLELESRGRTRVDVCDVLESQVSRFAKEYPDARFEVNVPESAPVRAVSLVEDAVEELIENAIEHNDAPTPRVEITVTWTQHGSVANGDGKTVVLRVSDNGPGIPANELELLQRGLETELEHSNGLGLWFIHWAVHASDGRIVFEENHPRGSTVELRLQPASEQVEV; the protein is encoded by the coding sequence ATGACCGACGGTGCCCTCCTCCGGAGACTGTATCGAGCAGTCGTGAAGGGGTCTCGGCAAGCGGACGTCGCAGAGTGGTCCGCCGTGCTCGGCGTCGGCGTCGTCGGCGGTATCGGAGTCGCCACGCTGGCGATTCACCTCGTCGGGCTCGCCACCGTGGGCGAGGGACTGTTCAGCCTTTTCTCTGGTTCGGTTATCCCCGGACTGCTCTCGCTTCTGTTGCTGGTCATCGGCGTCTGGGTGTACCGCCAGCACTCGGGGCGGATGGCGCTGCGGGTCGGGAGCTGGTGTCTCGTCGGGGCACTCACGCTCACCGGCGTGAGTGCGATGTCGGTCGGCTACCAGAGCGCGAACGGAGTCTCGATGGTCGACGTCCGCTTCGTCGTCACCGCACACGCGACTGTCGGCGCGGTCCTGGGCTCGCTGGTCGGGATTTACGACCACCAGCGCCACCAGCGCGGGCGCCACCTCGAATCCGAACGGGAACGCGCGGAGAAGTTGAGTAACCGACTCACCATCCTGAACCGGTTCGTGCGACACGACATCCGCAACGTCGTCAACGTCGTCCAGGCCAACGCGACGCTCATCCTGGACGACGTCGAGGAGCCGGCCACGGCAGCGCGGACGATCAGGTCAAAGGCCGAGAAACTCCACAAGCGAAGCGACCGGGCGCGTCAGTTGCAGCAGTTGCTCGAACTCGAATCCAGAGGCAGGACCCGTGTCGACGTCTGCGACGTGCTGGAGTCGCAGGTGAGCCGGTTCGCGAAGGAGTACCCGGACGCCAGGTTCGAGGTGAACGTCCCCGAGTCGGCCCCCGTCCGTGCGGTCTCGCTCGTCGAAGACGCAGTCGAGGAACTCATCGAGAACGCAATCGAGCACAACGACGCGCCGACGCCACGGGTCGAGATAACCGTCACGTGGACACAGCACGGTTCCGTCGCGAACGGCGACGGGAAGACGGTCGTGCTCCGCGTCTCCGACAACGGCCCCGGTATTCCGGCGAACGAACTCGAACTGCTCCAGCGGGGGCTGGAGACCGAACTGGAACACTCGAACGGCCTCGGTCTCTGGTTCATCCACTGGGCGGTCCACGCGTCAGATGGTCGCATCGTGTTCGAGGAGAACCACCCCCGCGGCAGCACCGTCGAACTCAGACTCCAGCCTGCGTCCGAGCAGGTTGAGGTGTGA
- the pan2 gene encoding proteasome-activating nucleotidase Pan2, with translation MSRSPSLPERPRLDLDPDMSAEEQLEALREHYVALVNVHSKLEDQLESARDRQQDLTERADRLERENETLKSSSLYVATAEELTDDGVVVKQHGNNQEVLTEVSPTLREDLEAGDRVAINDSFSIQSILDPETDARAQAMEVTASPEVTYDDIGGLEEQIVEVREAVEEPLINAEQFVDVGVEPPSGVLLHGPPGTGKTMLAKAVANQTDATFIKMAGSELVQKFIGEGARLVRDLFELASEREPAVIFIDEIDAIAAKRTESKTSGDAEVQRTMMQLLSEMDGFEDRGEIRIIAATNRFDMLDRAILRPGRFDRLIEVPHPDWDGRKKILEIHTQEMTIHDDVDMAMLAGETEGFSGAELASLATEAGMFAIRDERTAVRMADFEDALEKVREEDDTAGTPIAFA, from the coding sequence ATGTCGCGCAGTCCGTCACTTCCCGAGCGCCCGCGGCTCGACCTCGACCCCGACATGTCGGCCGAGGAGCAACTGGAGGCGCTCAGGGAACACTACGTCGCGCTCGTGAACGTGCACAGCAAGCTCGAAGACCAGCTCGAATCCGCCCGCGACCGCCAGCAGGACCTCACGGAGCGGGCCGACCGGCTGGAGCGGGAGAACGAGACGCTGAAATCCTCGTCGCTGTACGTCGCCACGGCGGAGGAGCTGACCGACGACGGCGTCGTCGTCAAACAGCACGGCAACAACCAGGAGGTGCTCACGGAGGTCTCGCCGACGCTGCGCGAGGACCTGGAGGCCGGCGACCGCGTCGCCATCAACGACTCCTTCTCCATCCAGAGCATCCTCGACCCCGAGACGGACGCCCGCGCGCAGGCGATGGAGGTCACGGCCAGCCCCGAGGTCACCTACGACGACATCGGCGGCCTCGAAGAGCAGATCGTCGAGGTCCGCGAGGCCGTCGAGGAACCGCTGATCAACGCCGAGCAGTTCGTCGACGTGGGCGTCGAACCGCCGTCGGGCGTCCTGCTGCACGGCCCGCCCGGCACCGGGAAGACGATGCTGGCGAAAGCGGTCGCCAACCAGACCGACGCCACTTTCATCAAGATGGCCGGCTCTGAACTCGTCCAGAAGTTCATCGGCGAGGGTGCCCGCCTGGTGCGGGACCTGTTCGAACTCGCCAGCGAGCGCGAGCCGGCGGTCATCTTCATCGACGAGATCGACGCCATCGCGGCCAAGCGCACCGAATCGAAGACCTCGGGCGACGCAGAAGTCCAGCGGACGATGATGCAGTTGCTCTCGGAGATGGACGGCTTCGAGGACCGCGGCGAGATTCGCATCATCGCGGCCACCAACCGCTTCGACATGCTCGACCGCGCCATCCTCCGGCCCGGCCGCTTCGACCGTCTCATCGAGGTGCCCCACCCCGACTGGGACGGCCGCAAGAAGATTCTCGAAATCCACACCCAGGAGATGACGATTCACGACGACGTCGACATGGCGATGCTGGCCGGCGAGACCGAGGGCTTCTCCGGCGCGGAACTCGCCTCGCTCGCGACCGAGGCCGGCATGTTCGCCATCCGCGACGAGCGCACCGCGGTCCGCATGGCGGACTTCGAGGACGCCCTGGAGAAGGTCCGCGAGGAGGACGACACCGCCGGGACGCCGATCGCGTTCGCCTAA